GCTTCCTGAACTTTCAGGCAAGCGTGTAGCCGTCATCGGCGGTGGTCCCGGCGGTATCTCAGCTGCATGGCACATTCGCCGTCTCGGACATGAAGCAGTTGTTTTCGACATGGCCGAAAAACTTGGTGGTAAGATTACTTCTGCCATTCCTGAAAGCCGTATTCCTAAAGAAGTTATTGAAACAGAACTTAAGAGGGTTGCCGATGTCGTCACCCATTCACATCTTAAGCACAAACTTTCTGCAGAAGAATTTCAGGAAATTAAAAAAGAATTTGACTACGTGGTTCTGGCAACAGGAGCCCAGAAGCCGAGAATTATCCCTATTCCCGGTCATGAACGCCTGATTCCGGCACTGACTTTTCTCAAGGAAGCCAAGCAGGATAAAGCCAAGCCCGGTAAAAAAGTTGTTATAATCGGCGCTGGTAATGTCGGTTGTGATGTCGCAACCGTATGCGGTCAGAAAGGTGCGGAAAGCATTACTCTGATTGATATTCAGGAACCGGCTTCATTCGGTAAGGAACGCAAGGAAGCTGAAGCCTACGGAGCACAATTCCGCTGGCCTTGCTTCACCAAGGAGATCACTGAAGAAGGTGTTGTCCTGCAAAGCGGTGAAGTTATTGAAGCTGATACCGTACTGATTTCCATCGGAGATCAGCCGGATGTAGATTTCCTGCCGGATAATATCGCTCTTGACCGTGGTCACGTTGTTGTTGATGAAAACTATCAGACAACTGATCCTAAAGTGTTCGCAATCGGGGATATTGTTCGTCCCGGACTGTTGACACATGCTATCGGACATGGCCGCGAAACCGCTGAAATTATCGATGAAATTTTCACCGGAAAGCGTCCTGAGAGCGGTCTTAAAGAGACTATTGATTACGATAGAATGACCCTTGAATACTTTGATCCCCGCCTCAATATTTTTGAAGATGTTGAGCAGTGTGGTGCAGAATGTTCGTCATGCGGTTCATGTCGTGATTGCGGACTTTGCGAAACTGTATGCCCCCGCGGGGCCATAACTCGTAAGTCCGGAGATAACCCGAAAGATTTTGAGATGGTCTGCGACGCTGATAAATGTATAGGATGTGGATTCTGTGCAAGTGTCTGCCCGTGCGGAATCTGGAATCTGGTTAAGAACACTCCTCTCGTATAAAAAAGTAGTCAACCTACCTCCATAAGAAAGCTGAAAAAGGCCTGTGGATTTATCCACAGGCCTCTTTCATTTTTAAACGTAAATATGATTCCGGCTGGATCAAATAATGTGCTGTTCCATCAGTTGGATAACATATTATTCAGTGTGTTTCATTAGTGATAGTGTTTCTTACGTGATTTTGAGCTGTTGCCTCATTATGTTGCAAATAAAGTCTGGCAAATTTTCAGCAGTTTAATGAATTGGAAGTCAGCTTAATAAAATAGTATGTTTTTGATCAGCTGGGTTTTGGCCAATCGGAAGCAGCCATTAGCAGTCTTTTTTAGCCTTTTATTTAAATTGTTGCCATACGTTTAAAAAGTAAATATATTTCCTTTAAATCAGTTTTAAAGTAATTTTATTACTCTTTTGAGGTTGTTTTATGGCAAAAAAATCTATTTCAGATATCAGCTTATCCAGTCAGGCTCAGGAAACTCTGCGTATTCTTGGTGAAAATATTAAATTGGCCAGAATCCGCCGTGGAATTACACAGAAAGATTTGGCTGCGCGGGCACAGATGTCTCCACTAAGGCTGCGTAAAGTAGAGACAGGAGAGCCCACTGTGGGGCTTGGCGCTATTGCACAGGTTCTTGATGTCCTGGGGTTGGTGGGCAGCCTTGCTCAGGTGGCAGAACCGGAAAATGATTCACTTGGAAAAAGTCTGGAAAATAAAAATCGTAAGAAAAGAGTCGATCCGCCAAGAAATAAAATTCAAGAGTTGGATTTCTAATAATGAGCACAAATAAAACGTATGTATATATCCAGTTGGGGAATAATTTTGTTCCTGCAGGCCGGCTTGTGATAACAGAAGATGTAAATTCAATTCTGTCCGAATTCGACTATGGACGTCGATATCTTGAACGCAGGGATGCCATTCCTCTTGATCCTGTTCAGTTACCTTTGATCAAAGATCATTTTCAGACTGAGGGGTTATTCAGGGTCTTTCATGATGCAAGCCCTGACGGTTGGGGGTCACATCTATTGGATATAGCGGCAGGGGAATTTGGTAAGACCCCAAGCCTCTTTGATTATCTTACAGTTCTTGATCAAAAAGACCGGATAGGAGCTCTTGCTTTTGGTCCTGATTTATATGGTCCCAAACCTCATTGCCCGGAATGGAGGCCCAAGACTATTGTCGGAGAACATTTGGATTTTGAGGAAATGCTCAGTCTGGTTGATGAAGTACTTGATGATGTTGTGGTCAAACCACAGTTTAGAAGATTTTTTATCAGAGGATCTTCAGTAGGAGGAGCTCAACCAAAGGCCGTTGTTAGCTATCATGGTAATCCTATGATTGCTAAGTTCTCAAAAGAATTGGAACATTGGCCAACCTGCCGAATCGAACTGGCAGCAATGAATCTGGCCCGCATGTGCGGTATTCGCGTTCCTGAATGTGAGGTAATCCAGATTGCTGGCCGGGATGTCTTTTTGATCAAAAGATTTGATCGTGGTGAGAACGGTGAAAGATTCCATTTTTTGTCGGCAATGACATTAACCTCGGCAGATAATATGGAAAAAGGATCATATGCCGATATAGCTCTGGCAATCAGACGCTATGGGGTGCAGCAATTTTTGAAAAAAGACCTTGAAGAGCTTTTTCGGCGTATGGTGTTTAATATCATGATTAACAATCATGACGACCATCTTAAAAATCATGGATTTCTTTACGATGTAGAAACAGGTGGTTGGAGGCTTTCTCCTGCCTATGACATTGTTCCTCAGCCTCAGGAATTCGATACCGGTAAAAGTTATTTAAAATTAAGTATCGGTACCCAGGGACGACTGGCTACTTTGAACAATGCCCTCTCTCAGTCTGAAAATTTCGGATTAAAAAAAGAGCAGGCAAAAGAAATTATTAAATTTATGGGACATATTGTTTTAGATAATTGGGAAAAAGAAAATAGGCGATCTGGTGTTCCGCTGGAAAAGATTATAAGCCTCAGGGAAGCCTATCGGAATGCCTATAATGTAAAAAAAATTGAAATATAGGCGTAGAGATTAAGAATCTAAACTGCACTATTAATCTATAGTCCCAATCTTAATCCAACTTAGCCCGGCTGAGCTATAGCAATGACAATTATCTGATTGTGATATTTTGTATTTTTAGGTTTTCTTGCCTCCTTCCCCGAATAATGAATTTAGAGTGACCTTTTTTTAACTGGCGAATTCCATATCTGAGAAAATTTTTTCTTCATCATAGAGGTTAGGGTAGTCTGATTTTAGTTTTTCAAGTTCTTTGAAGAAATCATCCCAGCCTATAACTTCTGATATCTTCTTATTATCCACAAAAAACTTAAAGACAGTTCCTCTCGGGCATTTTGTAAGGTTAAGCTCAAGGACGCCCTCAGTTTTAGTTTCCGCCCAGAAGGCAGACCATACGGTTTTGTCTCCTTCTGTCTTTTTGTATTTCTCAAAAAAATTTTCAAATATTTTTTGAATTTTTTCTCTTTCCATTGTCAGCTCCTTAATTTCCAGTTTTTAAGAAATATTTTAATTCATTATGTGAATGTAAAAGTAACTCTGCATAATATTAATGGCAAATTTTAATTTATTATTGAAGTGTCAGGGATAGAATTCCTTCTAAAAAGTCTTATCTATTATAGCATAAGGGTGAATTGAAAAAATAAATTATTGTTTAACATATTGATATAACATCTTATTTAAAATAATTGTGACGGTTTGATAAAAAAATCACAAAAATACCATCTTTTTGATTGCACGATCAATCAAAGTGCGCTAGAGGTTGATTCATCGATCAAGGGGAAAACCTATTCAGGGGTGGATGGTTCACTTGGTCGGGATGAAAACTGACCCTGATGTGGAAATTATCGATGGCGAAGTGTTTCATCAAACTTTTAAGAATTGTTTTTTTGATGTGTAGAAAAAAATTAAATTAAAATATTGCGAGGAAAATACTATGAAGCGTTTAACCCTTATTTTCGCACTGGTTCTGGCCATTGGAAGTTTTGCAGCAACATCTAACGCAGTTGAAGTTGGTTCCAATGTTATCAACACTGTTTCTGAGGCAAAAGTTTCAGGACCTGATGACTTTGCTGCCCTGACAGGATCTTTTGTTAAAAAAATTAATGACGGCGAATACCTCTTCAGTGACAAGACCGGCGAAATTATCGTTAGGGTTGCTCCTGATATGGAATCCAAAGTAGAAGCTTGCCTTGGCAATGTAGCTCATATTGAAGGTCATGTGGCTCAGAACATTGTTGCAGTTGAAGTTGATGTTAACAAGGTCATCATTTCAAACAAGCTTGCCTGTAACAAATAGCAAACCAGACAACCTCAGGATGTCCCTCAAAATCTCTCACGCTTCCTGAGGGGGTTGTAAATATATATAAGAACGGACGGTCGTCAGCCGTCCGTTCTTTTTTTGTGCCTATGACCTTTTGCCGCTGTTCAGCAGGCTGTTTTAATCATGAGTATGCTTGTTCATTTTTTATTGAATAAAACTGTTGTTACTAAAGGGTTTACACCTTTTATTAGGATTCATTTTTGTCGTTTTGCTTTTTAAATAAACCATATCTTACTGTAATTACATTGTATATACATTCAGTGTAAGAATGACATGAAGAAAGGTCTAAAATTAGATTGAGAAAAAAATCACCAACTTTTTTTGTAGTAAAATTAATAAGTTATAAGTATTTTGTTAAAAAAATCACAATTACTGGCATTTTTTGATTGCATAATCAAACAGACTTGGATATCTATTGCCTCAAGAGGTCACGGTGAAGTCCTCTTAAGGTTTGCCAGGGTGTGATAGCCCTTTTATTTCAGTCAAACTGCAAGCCCGGTTTTGACCGGCATAATAAGAGATAGAGACATGAGTGTAATTTTTCTTCTGATGATCGTTGGTCTTGCTGCAGCTGTTAATGCCTAAATTCTGAAGCCTCGGTTTTTTTCTGCACTTCGGTTATTGTCAGACCGTTGTCCCTCACTGGCAGAATCAAACTAAGAGAGTTGAAGATATTGCCTGAATCCGTGTTACATCCGACCCAATTAGCCTGAGACACTGATAACCTGGTCGGATAAGGCAAAAAAGACTGCAGCACTGTTTATCGGAGTTTCTCCGGGTGAAGTGAAGCCCGCCCGGAGAGACTCACCGAACTCAAAAAGGGGAATGACTTTAAAGTCATTCCCCTTATTTTTTGTCGTATATTGAATTAAGCTTATCAGCCAAGCTCAATAAGCTCTAAACTGCCGGTGATAATTTCGTGGTTATGGAAAACGGCTTTCAGTGCTTATTCTTCATTAAGTTTTTTCTTATAGAAACTGTCCAGAATGGATCTCAACTCTGACATGTTGACCGGTTTTGAAATATAATTGTCAAAGCCTTTTGAGATCAACATTTCACTGTCTCCCTTCATCGCATAAGCGGTTACTGCTATAATGGGTATTGTTTTGTTTTGGCTGCCCGCAGCTCCATCACGGATGGCTTCGGTTGTTTCCACTCCGTTTAGAACCGGCATTTGAATATCCATCAGGACAATATCTATTTTTCCCTTTTTAAGAATTTCTATCGCCGCATAACCATCAGATGCACTTACTGTCTCATAATTACTTTTATCCAGCATTATGGTCAGAGTCTTCATATTGACTTCTTCATCCTCAACAATCAGTACTCGCAAATTTTTATTTACGCTGTTTTCTTCTTCATAGTTTATTTCGGGAAGGTCAAATTTCTGTGGTTGGGCTCCGGAGGAAATTTTGAAAAGCATGCTGAACATAATTTCAGTGCCTTTACCGTGTTCACTGTCTACGCAAAGTCTTCCATTCATTAGCAGAATAAT
Above is a window of Maridesulfovibrio bastinii DSM 16055 DNA encoding:
- a CDS encoding type II toxin-antitoxin system HipA family toxin — protein: MITEDVNSILSEFDYGRRYLERRDAIPLDPVQLPLIKDHFQTEGLFRVFHDASPDGWGSHLLDIAAGEFGKTPSLFDYLTVLDQKDRIGALAFGPDLYGPKPHCPEWRPKTIVGEHLDFEEMLSLVDEVLDDVVVKPQFRRFFIRGSSVGGAQPKAVVSYHGNPMIAKFSKELEHWPTCRIELAAMNLARMCGIRVPECEVIQIAGRDVFLIKRFDRGENGERFHFLSAMTLTSADNMEKGSYADIALAIRRYGVQQFLKKDLEELFRRMVFNIMINNHDDHLKNHGFLYDVETGGWRLSPAYDIVPQPQEFDTGKSYLKLSIGTQGRLATLNNALSQSENFGLKKEQAKEIIKFMGHIVLDNWEKENRRSGVPLEKIISLREAYRNAYNVKKIEI
- a CDS encoding helix-turn-helix domain-containing protein, with the protein product MAKKSISDISLSSQAQETLRILGENIKLARIRRGITQKDLAARAQMSPLRLRKVETGEPTVGLGAIAQVLDVLGLVGSLAQVAEPENDSLGKSLENKNRKKRVDPPRNKIQELDF
- a CDS encoding NirD/YgiW/YdeI family stress tolerance protein, which gives rise to MKRLTLIFALVLAIGSFAATSNAVEVGSNVINTVSEAKVSGPDDFAALTGSFVKKINDGEYLFSDKTGEIIVRVAPDMESKVEACLGNVAHIEGHVAQNIVAVEVDVNKVIISNKLACNK